Proteins from a single region of Bos indicus x Bos taurus breed Angus x Brahman F1 hybrid chromosome 29, Bos_hybrid_MaternalHap_v2.0, whole genome shotgun sequence:
- the LOC113886435 gene encoding olfactory receptor 8B12-like: MAEENTSSVTEFILTGLTDQAELQIPLFFLFLCFYMVTVVGNLGLITLIGLNSHLHIPMYFFLFNLSFIDFSFSTAIVPKMLTSFISEKNFISYAGCMTQLFFFCFFVFSESFILSAMAYDRYVAICKPLVYTVTMSPQVCLLLLLGVYGMGVFGAMAHTGNIVFLTFCGDNLVNHYMCDIIPLLELSCNSSYVNLLVVFIVVTIGIGVPIVTIFISYGFILSSIFHISSTEGRSKAFSTCSSHILAVSLFFGSGAFMYLKPPSILPLDQGKVSSLFYTIVVPMFNPLIYSLRNKDVKFALKKTLDRIMLS; the protein is encoded by the coding sequence ATGGCTGAAGAGAACACCTCCTCTGTGACAGAGTTCATCCTCACAGGCTTAACAGATCAGGCTGAACTCCAGATCCCCCTCTTCTTCCTGTTTCTGTGTTTCTACATGGTCACTGTAGTGGGGAACCTGGGCTTGATAACCTTGATTGGACTGAATTCTCATCTTCATAttcccatgtactttttcctcttcAACTTGTCCTTCATAGATTTTAGTTTCTCTACTGCCATCGTCCCTAAAATGCTGACAAGTTTCATCTCAGAGAAGAACTTCATTTCCTATGCAGGGTGTATGACTCagctctttttcttctgtttctttgtcttttctgaatCCTTCATCCTGTCAGCAATGGCATACGACCGCTATGTCGCCATCTGTAAGCCACTGGTTTACACGGTCACCATGTCTCCTCAGGTGTGTTTACTCCTTTTGTTGGGGGTCTATGGGATGGGAGTGTTTGGGGCTATGGCCCATACAGGAAATATAGTATTTCTGACGTTCTGTGGTGACAACCTTGTCAATCACTATATGTGTGACATCATTCCCCTTCTTGAGCTCTCCTGTAACAGCTCTTATGTAAATTTGCTGGTAGTCTTTATTGTTGTGACCATTGGCATTGGGGTGCCCATTGTGACCATTTTTATCTCTTATGGTTTTATTCTTTCTAGCATTTTCCACATTAGCTCCACTGAGGGAAGGTCCAAGGCTTTCAGTACTTGCAGTTCCCACATACTTGCAGTCTCTCTTTTCTTTGGGTCAGGAGCTTTTATGTACCTCAAACCACCTTCTATTTTACCTCTTGATCAGGGCAAAGTGTCCTCCTTGTTTTATACCATTGTGGTGCCCATGTTCAATCCATTAATCTATAGCTTGAGGAATAAGGATGTCAAATTTGCCCTAAAGAAAACCTTGGACAGAATAATGTTGTCTTGA